The Grimontia kaedaensis genome has a window encoding:
- a CDS encoding efflux RND transporter permease subunit, whose protein sequence is MNIAEYSIKNKVISWLFIVILAVGGVFSFLDLGRLEDPAFTIKDAMVVATYPGATPKEVEEELTYPLEKEIRRLPYIDKITSTSSSGMSQLMVSMKMDYGPDELPQIWDEMRRKINDLQPSLPSGVNSLSIIDDFGDVFGVMLMLTGDGYDYVELKRYADYLARDLELVEGVGKVSIAGDQQEMLFVEISLDRLAALDLDMTTVSSLLNRQNNVVSSGEVMVNGESLVIRPSGTLTSVEALENLIIHGRDTGNLIRLKDVATVSRGIQEKPGNVISFNGKPAINIGISFASGVNVVEVGQRLDAELERLESLKPVGIELNHFYNQAGEVDASVQDFVVSLGQAVAIVIIVLLFAMGMRSGIIIGLVLLLTVFGTFILMDYNEIELHRISLGALIIALGMLVDNAIVVVEGILVGLKKGRTRVQAAADIVKQTQWPLLGATVIAITAFAPIGLSEDATGEFMGSLFWVLCYSLFLSWVTALTITPFLASLLLKEEDAASEDVDPYKGWLFTLFGWSLKLAMRFRWLTVAGMVALLVAAVMAFGMVKQQFFPPSNTPMFYVDLWMPEGTDIRKTIEETKKVEDYVRQQDHIDFVSSSVGQGLQRFALTYQPEQSYEAYAQIQIRATDRENMFVVLRQLNAELPREFDTPTFQFKLIEFGPSPASKIEARITGADPQVLREIAVQVEDILHTDPGARNIRHDWRERTKELVPVFNESKARRLGISKEDLSNTLQMTFGGAAIGQLRDGTDILPIVGRLPENERVDFESIQNATIWSPSLQAYVPIDQIIDGVELTWEEPLIKRRDRKRTLTVLADHDILSEDTPAALLSRIQPQVMALVLPAGYEISWGGEYESSKDAQDSLFGSLPMGYLLMFVITMLLFNSLKKPLVIWFTVPLSIIGVAFGLLLWNMPFSFTAFLGLLSLSGMILKNGIVLLDQINLELDSGKEPYQAIVDSAVSRVRPVSMAALTTILGLIPLMFDAFFGSMAITIMAGLGFATILTLIVVPVMFSILFGIKPPKKVKEAELAPAV, encoded by the coding sequence ATGAACATCGCTGAATATTCAATAAAAAACAAAGTCATCAGCTGGCTTTTCATCGTCATCCTCGCAGTAGGAGGTGTGTTCTCTTTTCTCGATTTAGGACGACTCGAAGACCCTGCATTTACGATTAAAGATGCCATGGTGGTCGCGACTTATCCGGGGGCGACACCAAAAGAAGTCGAAGAAGAGTTGACGTATCCGCTGGAAAAAGAAATCCGTCGTTTACCTTACATCGACAAAATCACGTCCACGTCCTCAAGCGGTATGTCGCAGTTGATGGTGTCGATGAAGATGGATTATGGCCCGGATGAACTCCCGCAAATTTGGGATGAAATGCGCCGTAAGATTAACGATCTTCAACCCTCTCTTCCGAGCGGCGTAAATTCACTCTCTATCATCGATGACTTTGGTGACGTATTCGGGGTGATGCTGATGCTCACCGGTGATGGCTACGATTATGTTGAGCTAAAGCGCTATGCCGATTACCTGGCCCGAGACCTCGAACTGGTCGAGGGCGTGGGCAAGGTATCGATCGCGGGTGACCAGCAAGAGATGCTGTTTGTTGAGATCTCCCTCGACCGACTGGCAGCGCTTGATCTGGATATGACTACAGTTTCGTCTCTGCTCAATCGCCAGAACAATGTCGTCTCTTCCGGTGAAGTCATGGTGAACGGTGAAAGTCTGGTGATTCGACCAAGTGGTACTTTGACCTCAGTCGAAGCGCTGGAAAATCTGATTATTCACGGCCGTGACACCGGCAATTTGATTCGCCTGAAAGATGTAGCGACAGTATCTCGTGGCATTCAGGAAAAGCCTGGTAATGTCATCAGCTTCAACGGTAAGCCAGCGATAAACATCGGTATCTCATTTGCCTCTGGTGTAAACGTGGTGGAAGTAGGGCAAAGACTGGATGCAGAACTTGAGCGTCTGGAGTCGCTCAAACCTGTTGGTATCGAATTGAACCATTTCTATAACCAAGCAGGAGAAGTTGATGCCTCGGTTCAGGACTTTGTAGTGAGTCTGGGGCAGGCGGTGGCAATTGTTATCATCGTGCTGCTGTTCGCCATGGGGATGCGAAGCGGGATAATCATCGGCCTTGTGTTGCTGTTGACTGTGTTCGGTACCTTCATCCTGATGGATTACAACGAAATTGAGCTTCACCGCATCTCACTGGGCGCGTTGATCATTGCTCTCGGTATGCTGGTGGACAACGCCATTGTGGTAGTCGAAGGCATATTGGTTGGTCTGAAGAAAGGGCGCACCCGCGTGCAAGCGGCGGCTGACATTGTTAAGCAGACCCAATGGCCTCTGCTTGGTGCAACCGTGATTGCGATTACTGCTTTTGCACCGATTGGTCTTTCGGAAGACGCGACTGGTGAATTCATGGGATCGCTTTTCTGGGTACTGTGTTATTCACTGTTCCTGAGCTGGGTAACGGCGCTGACTATCACGCCTTTCCTCGCGAGTTTGTTGCTCAAAGAAGAAGACGCTGCAAGTGAAGATGTCGACCCGTATAAAGGTTGGTTGTTCACCCTATTTGGTTGGTCGCTGAAGCTGGCGATGCGCTTCCGCTGGCTGACAGTGGCAGGTATGGTCGCCTTGTTGGTCGCTGCGGTGATGGCGTTCGGTATGGTGAAACAACAGTTCTTCCCGCCGTCAAATACGCCAATGTTCTATGTCGATCTTTGGATGCCGGAAGGCACAGATATCCGCAAGACGATTGAAGAAACGAAGAAGGTTGAAGATTACGTTCGCCAACAAGACCACATTGATTTTGTATCGTCTTCTGTGGGGCAGGGTTTGCAGCGTTTTGCGCTGACTTATCAGCCAGAACAAAGCTATGAAGCTTATGCGCAGATCCAGATCCGTGCGACGGACCGTGAAAACATGTTCGTAGTATTGCGCCAACTCAACGCAGAGCTTCCGCGGGAATTTGATACACCAACATTCCAGTTCAAGTTGATTGAGTTCGGACCGTCTCCGGCTTCCAAAATAGAAGCACGTATCACGGGCGCAGATCCGCAGGTATTGCGCGAAATCGCAGTACAGGTGGAAGACATTCTTCATACCGATCCGGGCGCGAGAAACATTCGCCATGACTGGCGTGAGCGCACCAAAGAGTTGGTGCCCGTGTTCAACGAGTCCAAGGCTCGACGCCTGGGTATCTCGAAGGAAGATTTGTCGAATACTCTGCAAATGACTTTTGGTGGCGCGGCGATTGGTCAGCTTCGCGATGGTACAGACATTTTGCCTATTGTTGGCCGTTTACCGGAAAATGAACGAGTCGATTTCGAATCGATTCAGAACGCGACGATTTGGAGCCCATCTCTGCAAGCTTATGTGCCCATCGATCAAATCATTGATGGTGTTGAGCTGACGTGGGAAGAGCCGCTGATCAAGCGTCGTGACCGCAAACGCACACTGACGGTGTTGGCAGACCATGACATTCTGAGTGAGGACACGCCGGCAGCACTGTTGAGCCGTATCCAACCGCAGGTGATGGCTCTGGTATTGCCAGCAGGATATGAGATCAGCTGGGGTGGTGAGTACGAGTCATCTAAGGATGCGCAGGATTCGCTATTTGGCTCGTTACCGATGGGTTATTTGCTGATGTTTGTCATCACCATGTTGTTGTTCAATTCGCTGAAAAAGCCTTTGGTTATCTGGTTTACTGTCCCGTTGTCGATCATCGGTGTGGCCTTTGGTCTGCTGCTGTGGAATATGCCATTTAGCTTTACCGCGTTCCTTGGCTTGTTGAGCTTGAGCGGAATGATCCTGAAAAACGGTATCGTACTGCTTGACCAAATTAACCTCGAGCTGGATTCGGGCAAAGAGCCCTATCAGGCGATTGTGGACAGTGCGGTAAGCCGTGTTCGTCCAGTGAGCATGGCGGCGCTGACAACCATTCTGGGTTTGATCCCATTGATGTTTGACGCCTTCTTCGGCTCAATGGCGATCACCATTATGGCAGGTCTTGGCTTCGCAACCATTCTGACGCTGATTGTGGTTCCCGTGATGTTCTCTATCTTGTTCGGCATTAAGCCGCCGAAGAAGGTGAAAGAGGCGGAACTCGCTCCTGCGGTTTAG
- a CDS encoding aspartate aminotransferase family protein, which yields MNNKIDTKALLEIDRQNVFHASTHLKQYAHGEMAGRIITHAKGIRIQDSEGVELIDGFAGLYCVNIGYGREEMAEAIYEQAKKLAYYHTYVGHTNEALITLSERILKMAGQGMSKVYYGMSGSDANETQLKLVWYYNNTRGLPEKKKIISRDRGYHGSSIASGSLTGLPLFHAHFDLPLERIKHTLAPYYYRREDDGMTEREFSKHCADELEKMILAEGPETVAAMIGEPVLGTGGIVPPPEGYWQEIRKVLDKYDILLISDEVVCGFGRLGADFGSIMYDMKPDLITVAKGLTSAYQPLSGVMVGERVWKVLEDGTDKWGAIGHGYTYSGHPLGAASALCNLDIIERENLTTNARDTGAYFQQQMQATFANHPLVGDSRGIGLLHALEFSSNKYKREHFAPNLKVGPQIAAACMEQGLIARAMPHGDILGFAPPLVVDRGDIDEIVARAKKAIDKVTDNLVNNGSWKAA from the coding sequence ATGAACAATAAAATTGATACCAAAGCGCTGCTAGAGATTGACCGTCAGAACGTCTTTCATGCATCGACACACCTCAAACAATATGCACACGGCGAAATGGCTGGCCGCATTATCACTCATGCCAAAGGCATTCGTATTCAGGATTCTGAAGGCGTTGAACTGATTGATGGGTTTGCTGGCCTGTATTGCGTCAACATTGGTTATGGACGCGAGGAAATGGCCGAGGCGATTTATGAGCAGGCTAAAAAGCTCGCCTACTATCACACCTATGTCGGTCACACTAACGAAGCCTTGATTACCCTTTCTGAGCGCATTCTGAAAATGGCAGGCCAAGGCATGAGTAAGGTGTATTACGGCATGTCTGGTAGTGATGCGAACGAAACTCAGCTCAAACTGGTTTGGTACTACAACAACACACGTGGGTTGCCAGAGAAAAAGAAAATCATTTCCCGTGACCGTGGTTATCATGGTTCGAGTATCGCGTCAGGTTCATTGACTGGTCTTCCTCTGTTCCATGCACATTTTGATCTGCCGCTCGAGCGTATCAAACACACCCTCGCGCCCTATTACTATCGCCGCGAAGACGATGGAATGACAGAGCGCGAATTCTCGAAACATTGCGCTGACGAGCTTGAAAAAATGATCCTCGCTGAAGGCCCAGAGACTGTGGCAGCCATGATCGGTGAGCCTGTGTTAGGAACGGGCGGCATTGTTCCACCACCAGAAGGCTACTGGCAGGAAATCCGCAAGGTACTGGATAAATACGACATTCTGCTGATTTCAGACGAAGTGGTATGTGGCTTTGGTCGTCTGGGCGCAGATTTCGGTTCGATCATGTACGACATGAAACCGGACTTAATCACCGTCGCTAAAGGCCTGACATCCGCTTATCAACCACTATCTGGTGTGATGGTTGGTGAGCGTGTTTGGAAAGTGCTGGAAGATGGCACTGACAAATGGGGAGCGATTGGCCATGGTTACACCTATTCCGGCCATCCGCTCGGAGCAGCGTCGGCACTATGCAATCTCGATATTATCGAGCGCGAGAACCTGACCACCAATGCACGGGATACGGGTGCTTACTTCCAGCAGCAAATGCAGGCGACGTTTGCCAACCATCCATTGGTGGGTGACAGCCGCGGAATTGGCTTGCTGCATGCGCTGGAGTTTTCCAGCAACAAATACAAACGCGAGCACTTTGCCCCTAACCTAAAAGTGGGCCCACAAATCGCGGCGGCCTGTATGGAGCAAGGGCTGATTGCACGGGCAATGCCACATGGCGACATTCTGGGATTTGCCCCACCATTAGTGGTCGACCGTGGAGATATTGATGAAATCGTCGCCCGTGCCAAGAAAGCCATTGATAAAGTCACCGACAACTTGGTGAATAATGGCAGTTGGAAAGCCGCATAA
- a CDS encoding NAD-dependent succinate-semialdehyde dehydrogenase: MAALNLPHDGKATDAVLDHLRDARLFRQLAYINGKWVAGNKDIAVTNPADDDVIGYVTALRKPQIDSAINAADKAFKKWRALSAEQRATKLMSWHDLLLDNCEDLAHLMVLEQGKTLDEARGEIDYGASFVSWFAEEAKRAYGETMPSHIPNAQLATLREPIGVAALITPWNFPNAMITRKAAAALAIGCTVVVKPANETPFSALALAELAERAGIPSGVFNVVTGDAPMISEVLCASDKVKALSFTGSTRVGKLLLQQSANTVKKCSMELGGNAPFIVLPDMDIKQAAKAAIDAKFQTSGQDCLAANRIYIPRQHYDAFIDAFATEMQKLRVGNGMQKTTDIGPLINAQAAEKAQMLVDDALAKGATLIATSHKKVPGANFFNPVLLTNVTPEMAVFREENFCPVAGVLGYDDLDALIESANDTEYGLAAYIYGHDIRDIWKLMRGLEFGMVSVNSVKMTGHPIPFGGMKQSGLGREGSRHGFDEYSEIKYYCLGGLDTASGC; this comes from the coding sequence ATGGCCGCATTGAATTTGCCCCATGATGGGAAAGCGACGGATGCCGTGCTCGACCACTTGCGTGACGCACGCCTGTTCCGTCAACTCGCCTACATCAACGGTAAGTGGGTCGCAGGAAACAAAGACATCGCTGTTACCAATCCAGCCGATGATGACGTGATTGGATATGTTACAGCACTTCGAAAACCGCAGATAGATAGCGCTATTAATGCCGCAGACAAAGCGTTCAAAAAATGGCGCGCGCTGTCCGCAGAACAACGTGCCACTAAGTTGATGTCTTGGCACGACTTGTTGCTCGATAACTGTGAAGATCTCGCGCATTTGATGGTATTGGAGCAAGGCAAAACCCTCGATGAGGCTCGCGGAGAAATCGACTACGGCGCCTCCTTTGTCAGTTGGTTTGCTGAAGAGGCCAAACGGGCATATGGCGAAACCATGCCTAGCCATATTCCTAACGCGCAGCTAGCAACACTGCGTGAACCTATTGGTGTTGCTGCCCTTATCACACCATGGAATTTCCCCAACGCGATGATCACACGAAAGGCTGCGGCGGCACTCGCGATTGGTTGTACCGTGGTGGTGAAACCCGCAAACGAAACCCCTTTCTCTGCCCTCGCATTGGCTGAATTAGCCGAGCGCGCGGGTATTCCATCAGGCGTCTTCAATGTCGTCACTGGCGATGCACCCATGATTTCTGAAGTGCTGTGCGCGTCAGATAAGGTCAAAGCACTCTCTTTTACAGGCTCAACCAGGGTCGGAAAATTGCTGCTTCAGCAAAGCGCAAACACAGTGAAAAAGTGTTCAATGGAATTGGGCGGCAATGCCCCTTTCATTGTGCTGCCAGACATGGACATCAAGCAGGCAGCTAAAGCGGCGATTGATGCTAAGTTCCAAACTTCCGGGCAGGATTGCCTAGCGGCAAATCGCATTTACATCCCTCGCCAACATTATGATGCATTTATTGATGCCTTCGCGACCGAGATGCAAAAGCTGCGCGTGGGTAACGGCATGCAGAAAACCACGGACATTGGTCCTCTCATCAATGCTCAGGCAGCTGAGAAAGCTCAAATGCTGGTAGATGACGCACTCGCGAAAGGTGCGACCTTGATTGCCACGAGCCACAAGAAAGTGCCTGGGGCGAATTTCTTTAACCCAGTGCTACTCACCAACGTCACACCAGAAATGGCGGTATTCCGCGAGGAAAATTTCTGCCCGGTAGCGGGTGTGCTCGGCTATGACGATTTGGACGCCTTGATTGAGTCTGCAAATGACACTGAATACGGCTTGGCAGCTTATATCTATGGCCACGATATTCGCGACATCTGGAAGCTAATGCGAGGCCTTGAGTTCGGCATGGTCAGCGTCAATAGCGTCAAGATGACGGGACACCCTATTCCCTTCGGCGGGATGAAACAATCCGGTCTTGGGCGCGAAGGCAGCCGCCACGGCTTCGATGAATACAGCGAAATTAAATACTACTGTCTGGGCGGTCTCGACACTGCCAGCGGATGCTAG
- a CDS encoding Lrp/AsnC family transcriptional regulator yields the protein MKLDRYDIKILQILSRDGRITKSNLAESINLSVSPCWERVKRLEEAGIIEGYGAKINADLFAKKTPVMVEVTLGKHHATSFQRFEQTMQDCAEVADCFATGGGVDYIIRVMAKDIDQYQRLIDSWLMSDLGIERYYTYIVTKTIKQTPQSLDIDESLAE from the coding sequence ATGAAGCTTGATCGATATGACATCAAAATTCTGCAAATCTTATCCAGAGACGGAAGGATAACTAAATCCAATCTCGCAGAATCCATAAACTTGTCGGTCAGCCCTTGCTGGGAACGTGTTAAACGCCTTGAAGAAGCAGGCATCATTGAAGGCTATGGCGCCAAAATCAATGCCGACCTCTTTGCCAAAAAAACGCCTGTGATGGTCGAGGTGACACTTGGCAAACATCACGCAACCAGTTTCCAACGTTTCGAACAAACCATGCAGGATTGCGCAGAAGTAGCGGATTGTTTCGCCACAGGCGGAGGAGTAGATTACATCATCCGTGTCATGGCAAAAGACATCGACCAGTACCAACGACTGATTGATAGTTGGCTAATGTCAGATTTAGGCATAGAGCGCTACTACACCTACATCGTTACCAAAACCATCAAACAAACACCACAATCACTCGATATCGACGAAAGCCTCGCTGAATAA
- the doeB gene encoding N(2)-acetyl-L-2,4-diaminobutanoate deacetylase DoeB yields the protein MPKLPPSSVSATVDFDADGIQHGFLKLPYSHNDSAWGAIMTPITVIKNGDGQTALLTGGNHGDEYEGITSLLKLTSKLKPKQIRGRIIIIPMMNAPAVQASARVSPIDNGNMNRAFPGHPYGGMTERMADYFTRHLIPMCDTALDIHSGGKTLDIIPFAAAHRLKNKAQEFRCIEGARLFGAPYTFFMEEMDPTKLYDTAVESKGKVFVTTELRGGGTTTPDTIAIADRGIHNFLVYSGILQKNYIDPPSEPVSLEIPDKDAYLQSEHNGILEMCVSLGDEIKEGDLIARIYSTDRTGQTPAYYRATIGGILAARRHASNISIGDTFAVIAKTVE from the coding sequence ATGCCTAAATTACCGCCAAGTTCAGTTTCAGCCACTGTCGATTTTGATGCTGACGGGATTCAGCACGGATTTCTAAAATTACCCTACTCGCACAATGATTCAGCGTGGGGCGCGATCATGACGCCCATCACCGTCATCAAAAACGGAGATGGACAAACTGCGCTGCTGACCGGCGGGAATCATGGCGATGAGTACGAGGGAATCACTTCGCTGTTAAAGCTCACCAGTAAGCTCAAACCGAAGCAAATTCGGGGAAGAATAATCATCATTCCAATGATGAATGCGCCAGCGGTTCAAGCATCGGCACGGGTTTCACCGATTGATAATGGCAATATGAACCGCGCCTTTCCTGGTCATCCTTATGGTGGAATGACTGAACGCATGGCGGATTATTTCACCCGTCATCTGATCCCGATGTGTGATACAGCATTAGATATTCACTCTGGCGGTAAAACGCTGGATATCATTCCTTTTGCTGCAGCTCACCGCTTAAAAAACAAAGCGCAGGAATTTCGCTGTATTGAAGGAGCACGTTTATTCGGCGCACCATATACTTTCTTTATGGAAGAAATGGACCCCACCAAGCTTTACGACACCGCTGTTGAATCCAAAGGCAAGGTGTTCGTTACCACCGAGCTTCGTGGCGGTGGCACCACCACCCCCGACACCATCGCGATAGCAGATCGTGGTATCCACAATTTTCTGGTTTACAGCGGCATCTTGCAGAAAAACTATATCGACCCGCCAAGTGAGCCCGTCTCGCTGGAAATTCCAGATAAAGATGCATATCTACAAAGCGAACATAACGGCATTCTGGAAATGTGTGTAAGCCTGGGTGATGAGATCAAAGAAGGCGACCTGATTGCACGTATTTATTCCACCGATCGAACAGGACAAACACCTGCCTATTATCGCGCTACCATTGGAGGCATTCTGGCGGCCAGACGGCACGCCTCGAACATCAGTATCGGCGATACTTTTGCGGTTATCGCCAAAACTGTCGAATAA
- the doeA gene encoding ectoine hydrolase DoeA (DoeA (degradation of ectoine A) is also called EutD (ectoine utilization D).), with amino-acid sequence MSDVVLNFTLDEFSVRLAKVRAAMENRELDLLIIHDPSNMAWLTGYDGWSFYVPQCVVIGHTGDPLWFGRSQDANGARRTVYMSHDNVIGYPDHYVMNPPLHPMEYLANAVLYEKLWDRGRIGVEKDNYYFSATAYESLQDNLPNASFADATGLVNWCRAEKSDQELYYMRAAARIVENMHRVAYELIEPGLPKHILVAEINKHAVMGHDGHFGDYSAIVPLLPSGVDASAPHLTWDDRPFKSGEGTFIEMAGVHRRYHCPLSRTIYLGEPEDHFKRANDALNEGLEAGMAVARPGNTCGDIAAALNATMEKYGFDRGGSRCGYPIGLSYPPDWGERTMSLRPTDSTVLKEGMTFHFMPGLWMDDWGMETTESIVITRRGAETLCEFPRQLFVKH; translated from the coding sequence ATGAGTGACGTTGTGCTTAATTTTACGCTTGATGAGTTCAGCGTCCGGCTGGCGAAAGTTCGTGCGGCCATGGAAAACCGTGAATTGGATTTACTTATCATTCACGACCCTTCAAATATGGCGTGGTTGACCGGATATGACGGCTGGTCGTTTTACGTCCCGCAGTGCGTTGTTATTGGGCATACAGGCGATCCGCTATGGTTTGGTAGGAGCCAAGATGCCAATGGCGCTCGACGCACTGTTTACATGAGCCATGACAATGTTATCGGCTATCCCGACCACTATGTGATGAACCCTCCCCTTCATCCTATGGAATACCTTGCCAACGCTGTATTGTACGAAAAGCTTTGGGACAGAGGCCGTATCGGGGTGGAAAAAGACAACTACTACTTCAGCGCCACGGCCTATGAATCGCTTCAGGATAATCTTCCCAACGCCTCTTTTGCGGATGCGACAGGGCTAGTGAATTGGTGCCGCGCTGAAAAATCGGACCAAGAACTTTACTACATGCGTGCTGCAGCAAGAATTGTGGAGAACATGCATCGCGTCGCTTACGAGCTCATTGAGCCAGGGCTACCGAAACACATTCTTGTCGCGGAAATCAATAAACATGCGGTGATGGGACATGATGGCCACTTCGGCGATTACTCTGCCATTGTGCCGCTTTTACCGTCTGGTGTAGACGCATCAGCGCCTCATTTGACCTGGGATGACAGGCCGTTCAAATCCGGTGAAGGCACCTTCATCGAAATGGCTGGTGTTCATCGCAGATACCACTGCCCGCTTTCGCGTACCATCTATCTCGGTGAGCCAGAAGACCATTTCAAGCGTGCCAATGATGCGCTCAATGAAGGCTTGGAAGCTGGCATGGCAGTCGCCAGACCCGGTAATACTTGCGGTGATATTGCAGCGGCACTCAATGCGACAATGGAAAAATACGGCTTTGACCGTGGAGGTTCGCGTTGTGGCTACCCTATTGGACTCAGTTATCCGCCCGATTGGGGCGAAAGAACCATGAGCCTGCGTCCAACCGATAGCACGGTATTGAAAGAAGGCATGACGTTCCATTTTATGCCCGGATTGTGGATGGATGATTGGGGAATGGAGACCACAGAGAGCATCGTGATCACAAGGCGTGGCGCTGAGACACTCTGCGAATTCCCTCGTCAGCTATTTGTTAAACATTGA
- a CDS encoding phosphotransferase enzyme family protein, with product MEKLSGGRDGIYRTRSHVIRPANQTSQTIHSLLSHLHRQGFHQCPKPIALDHEHETVSFAEGQVYNYPLQGNVASKQALTSAANLLRQMHDASASFVEGLRGDENWLLPIRKPAEVICHGDFAPYNLVLNGEEAVSVIDFDTAHPAPRVWDLAYAIYCWAPFKTHEFDKMGTLDDQIARAGMFCKAYGATQGMLSNLPDVMIERLQALVSFMREEAEKGNAAFQQNLEDGHHLAYEKDIQYISQNKQMFLTELTK from the coding sequence ATGGAAAAACTCTCTGGCGGTCGTGACGGCATTTATCGGACGAGAAGTCACGTTATTCGTCCCGCTAACCAAACGAGCCAAACAATTCACAGCCTATTGAGTCATCTTCATCGACAAGGCTTTCATCAGTGCCCGAAACCCATTGCGCTTGACCATGAGCATGAAACAGTAAGTTTTGCTGAGGGGCAGGTTTACAACTATCCGCTTCAAGGTAATGTTGCATCAAAACAGGCGTTAACAAGTGCGGCAAATTTACTCAGACAAATGCACGATGCGTCTGCTTCTTTTGTCGAGGGTTTAAGGGGGGATGAAAATTGGCTGCTTCCGATAAGAAAACCGGCGGAAGTAATTTGCCACGGCGATTTCGCGCCATACAACCTCGTTCTTAATGGGGAAGAAGCAGTGAGCGTGATTGATTTTGATACCGCCCATCCTGCACCGAGAGTCTGGGATTTAGCCTATGCGATCTATTGTTGGGCACCTTTTAAGACCCATGAATTCGATAAAATGGGGACATTGGATGATCAGATCGCCCGAGCTGGCATGTTTTGCAAAGCATATGGCGCGACCCAAGGTATGTTAAGTAACTTGCCTGATGTCATGATCGAAAGATTGCAGGCTTTGGTTTCGTTTATGCGAGAAGAAGCAGAGAAGGGGAACGCGGCATTTCAACAGAACTTAGAAGATGGACACCACTTAGCCTACGAGAAAGATATTCAATATATTTCTCAAAATAAACAAATGTTTTTAACTGAGTTGACGAAATAA